One window of Rhodopirellula bahusiensis genomic DNA carries:
- a CDS encoding DUF4332 domain-containing protein, producing MLLDRIEIDNHGPLNRVELGPLSHHLNVVLGPIGSGKTAISRFIRDSLVSRQYPNGMLSGSTGRVVWVDNNGWVHCRREADGTSNGRRTVEFEPRSETTTAWEGYHDGWFGNQDGATPTKTNTTLAARALRSVQMPESIVDGVMVDTTVTSVSRVVAACIQSGLDREGLATLPYESETARYTHSHPAYSNSVQSGESVHSFTETDDRRRRALRSELADVEAQLAALPNQELEASDWYGSTWDNEVADLQRQRGECVRLRDSLMARRNVILAHRSRAARYQSVHTERHRQHTQRLHELHTQADSLRARAAGLKRWIADLDAKAYSVPGSVASAVGPYTHGTDPLAYEAVHRDHYTGNGYLTTDLRYAAKLSATELRDQLRHADSEIIQLRRTLAEIRGLRDSIATARQHAYSVDVDGIRGRRYDHFIHAIDRYSVDHAWDDFYRDAYRPLHQIDDIDLRINSATQQIDWLLGRIERETAAATTGSVDPLTFEPLRGAWSRQSSLASTLRQIRTELRRSPYVVGDHVDNVTRQLADTLDQLLNDRARIVEELAASRSELHDFATITGRHPDWVAERNARISELHQTETQLRSVLDETAHVRRSLRSLPIVDADYPIGMPESAFDLASVDDRLRQLDRELQALATRQHELEQITASRPAVRPVVRNARRTELLRRRDELITELNRYRPATRAESSLVELASRWLVRLSGGRHRRVTWTTSAVNVDPHTLERSEAEGRFTNTRSIAAGRQVHVRIDDQDEMSLPGVTRAVAAMAVRMAAGELMDRTGRSVPLILETHRELFTAVDGRTDMHGLDNHGLNDAFRPWTAEGVTGDAIASALSDYASPGRQIVLLTSHDPLASSLARSGARTFRLHASRVVHAHQPAWRNGRRQDRYVGPHGLDSQTELGTGQRSRWFNGASADVNHEFEAAYRETAGLDEDQWVGGQQPMHGQPSVYPAASVHTNGHQTSNNGFVPSHPASATDHAPSGTMYRDGYYYADQTTSTLPAATNGTHEHGVLANGHATESEVNETPFFLTVDSPIDSAPSIDGVAAARLRRIGISHITHLMSQDSNRLADTLGLAGVDARTIRRWQSECRLMCRVPQLRGFDARVLVGCGVTDPAQLAAIHPSDLLDQVKTFLATERGQRILLSGSSYELSRITSWIASANQTAQVRTRTRTVDGRTLNGRSRSTRSLNHRSSNGRHVLDRDLDLGNDYDDDAFDQERYEVEAARRGRQLANEMQSLRESKRRESERTRSRTLRSRDSEGGRTSRSRSSVRSSSSSRTRNGSSSANGSGSGNGYGQGSGNGSGSGNGSGNGSGNGNGSGNGRANRSQGVVSMRDHESSRGQRSSRTERDSRGEREPRAEREARGERKSRSNRSERSERGERSSSRESSSTTELRFYLERASDVVDAPSIGPRMAERLNEIGIYTVDDLLKSTPETVAEQLNHRRVEAETVLAWQQQTTLVCRVPMMRGHDAQFLVAAGVTSAEELADQNPVTLFGEVDAISHSREGKRIARGGKLPDLEEVTEWVTYAAQHRSLQAA from the coding sequence ATGTTGTTGGATCGAATCGAAATCGACAATCATGGCCCGTTGAACCGGGTGGAACTTGGACCGCTGTCTCATCACTTGAATGTGGTGCTCGGCCCGATCGGATCCGGCAAAACCGCGATCAGCCGCTTCATTCGCGACTCACTTGTTTCGCGACAGTATCCCAACGGAATGCTCAGCGGGTCGACCGGACGAGTCGTCTGGGTCGACAACAACGGATGGGTCCACTGCCGCCGCGAAGCCGATGGCACTTCCAACGGTCGCCGCACGGTCGAATTCGAACCACGCAGCGAAACCACCACGGCATGGGAAGGCTATCACGACGGATGGTTCGGCAACCAAGATGGCGCCACCCCAACCAAAACCAACACAACCTTGGCGGCTCGCGCTCTTCGCAGCGTGCAAATGCCTGAATCGATCGTGGACGGAGTGATGGTCGACACGACTGTCACCAGCGTTTCTCGAGTCGTCGCTGCTTGCATCCAATCGGGACTGGATCGCGAAGGGTTGGCAACGCTGCCCTACGAATCCGAAACGGCACGCTACACCCACAGCCACCCCGCCTACAGCAACTCGGTTCAATCTGGCGAATCGGTTCATTCGTTCACAGAAACCGACGATCGCCGCCGACGGGCCTTGCGCTCGGAATTGGCCGACGTCGAAGCCCAATTGGCCGCACTGCCAAACCAAGAACTCGAAGCATCAGATTGGTACGGCAGCACCTGGGACAACGAAGTCGCTGACCTCCAACGTCAACGCGGAGAGTGCGTGCGTCTTCGAGACTCGCTCATGGCTCGTCGTAATGTGATCTTGGCTCATCGTTCGCGAGCGGCACGATACCAAAGCGTTCACACCGAGCGCCATCGTCAACACACCCAGCGATTGCACGAACTGCACACACAAGCCGACTCGTTGCGAGCCCGTGCGGCTGGCCTAAAACGCTGGATCGCCGATCTTGACGCCAAAGCCTACTCGGTGCCTGGTTCGGTTGCCTCGGCGGTCGGGCCTTACACCCACGGCACCGATCCACTGGCCTACGAAGCTGTTCATCGCGATCACTACACCGGCAACGGATACTTGACGACCGACCTGCGATACGCAGCGAAGTTGTCGGCAACGGAACTGCGAGACCAACTGCGTCACGCAGATTCGGAAATCATTCAACTGCGTCGAACACTGGCCGAAATTCGCGGTCTTCGAGATTCAATCGCGACCGCTCGCCAACATGCTTATTCCGTCGATGTCGATGGAATTCGTGGACGCCGCTACGATCACTTTATCCACGCGATCGATCGTTACTCGGTCGATCACGCTTGGGATGATTTCTATCGCGACGCGTATCGTCCGCTGCACCAGATCGACGACATTGATTTGCGAATCAACTCAGCGACACAGCAAATCGATTGGTTGCTCGGTCGCATCGAACGCGAAACGGCTGCCGCAACAACGGGTTCGGTCGATCCGCTCACGTTCGAGCCACTACGAGGTGCCTGGAGCCGTCAAAGCTCGCTCGCATCGACCCTGCGTCAAATCCGAACGGAACTTCGGCGTTCGCCTTACGTGGTTGGCGATCACGTCGACAACGTCACGCGTCAACTCGCCGACACGCTTGATCAGTTGCTCAACGACCGGGCTCGCATTGTCGAAGAACTTGCCGCATCGCGAAGTGAACTGCATGACTTTGCAACCATCACCGGCCGTCACCCGGACTGGGTCGCCGAACGCAACGCTCGCATCAGCGAACTGCACCAAACCGAAACCCAACTGCGAAGCGTGCTGGATGAAACCGCTCACGTTCGCCGCAGCCTTCGGTCCTTGCCCATCGTAGACGCTGACTACCCAATCGGAATGCCTGAATCGGCATTTGACTTGGCATCGGTCGATGATCGCCTGCGTCAACTCGATCGAGAACTGCAGGCCTTGGCCACTCGTCAACACGAACTGGAACAGATCACAGCATCACGTCCAGCCGTTCGTCCAGTGGTTCGAAACGCCCGCCGCACTGAGTTGCTCCGCCGTCGAGACGAATTGATCACAGAGCTGAATCGTTACCGTCCCGCCACCCGAGCCGAATCTTCGTTGGTTGAGCTGGCCAGTCGCTGGCTGGTTCGCTTGTCCGGTGGACGCCATCGCCGCGTGACGTGGACCACTTCCGCCGTCAACGTTGATCCTCATACGCTGGAAAGAAGCGAAGCGGAAGGTCGGTTCACCAACACTCGATCGATCGCCGCGGGACGCCAAGTCCACGTGCGAATCGATGATCAAGACGAAATGAGCTTGCCGGGCGTCACACGTGCCGTCGCTGCGATGGCCGTTCGCATGGCAGCGGGTGAACTGATGGATCGAACCGGACGTTCAGTGCCATTGATTCTCGAAACACATCGCGAATTATTCACCGCGGTGGATGGTCGTACCGACATGCACGGGCTGGACAATCATGGGCTGAACGATGCCTTTCGTCCTTGGACCGCCGAAGGCGTGACCGGCGACGCGATTGCCTCGGCACTTTCCGACTACGCATCACCCGGTCGCCAAATCGTGTTGCTGACCAGCCACGATCCTCTGGCATCGTCGCTCGCTCGGAGCGGTGCTCGAACCTTCCGCCTGCACGCCTCACGAGTCGTACACGCTCACCAACCAGCATGGCGAAACGGTCGTCGACAAGATCGCTACGTCGGCCCACACGGACTGGACAGCCAAACCGAACTCGGAACCGGCCAACGTTCACGTTGGTTCAACGGAGCATCGGCGGACGTGAACCATGAGTTCGAAGCTGCCTATCGCGAAACCGCGGGACTGGACGAAGACCAATGGGTCGGCGGACAGCAACCCATGCACGGTCAGCCATCGGTTTACCCTGCCGCTTCGGTTCACACCAACGGACACCAAACCTCAAACAACGGTTTCGTCCCCAGCCATCCGGCGTCCGCAACCGATCACGCTCCTTCGGGAACGATGTATCGCGACGGATACTACTACGCCGACCAAACGACTTCGACACTTCCCGCGGCAACTAACGGAACCCACGAACATGGTGTTCTCGCAAATGGTCACGCGACGGAATCGGAAGTCAACGAGACTCCATTCTTCCTGACCGTCGACAGCCCCATTGATTCGGCACCGTCGATCGATGGAGTCGCCGCGGCACGCCTTCGCCGGATTGGAATCTCGCACATCACTCACTTGATGAGCCAAGACAGCAACCGATTGGCCGACACACTCGGATTGGCTGGCGTCGACGCTCGCACGATTCGTCGCTGGCAATCGGAATGTCGCTTGATGTGCCGCGTTCCTCAACTGCGTGGCTTTGACGCTCGCGTTTTGGTGGGTTGCGGAGTCACCGACCCAGCCCAACTGGCAGCGATTCACCCCAGCGATTTGCTGGACCAAGTCAAAACGTTTTTGGCCACCGAACGCGGCCAACGCATTTTGCTCAGCGGTTCGAGCTACGAACTCTCTCGAATCACCAGCTGGATCGCATCGGCAAACCAAACCGCTCAAGTCCGAACCCGCACTCGCACCGTGGACGGTCGCACGTTGAACGGTCGCTCTCGCAGCACACGTTCGCTCAACCATCGTTCATCGAACGGACGCCACGTGCTCGATCGCGATTTGGACCTCGGCAACGACTACGACGACGATGCCTTCGATCAAGAACGCTACGAAGTCGAAGCCGCCCGCCGCGGTCGCCAACTGGCCAACGAAATGCAATCGCTTCGTGAAAGCAAACGCCGCGAGAGCGAACGCACCCGCTCGCGAACGCTGCGAAGCCGTGACAGTGAAGGCGGCCGAACGAGTCGCTCACGCAGCTCGGTTCGCAGCTCCTCCAGCAGCCGGACTCGAAATGGATCATCGTCCGCAAACGGTTCCGGCAGCGGAAACGGATACGGGCAGGGTTCGGGCAACGGAAGCGGATCCGGAAACGGCTCCGGAAATGGATCTGGAAACGGCAACGGTTCCGGAAACGGCCGAGCCAACCGCTCGCAAGGCGTCGTCTCGATGCGAGATCACGAATCTAGCCGCGGCCAACGAAGCTCGCGTACCGAGCGTGACTCACGCGGAGAACGTGAACCTCGAGCAGAACGTGAAGCACGTGGCGAACGGAAATCGCGAAGCAATCGTTCCGAGCGAAGTGAACGCGGAGAACGCTCCAGCAGCCGCGAATCTAGCAGCACGACTGAACTGCGTTTCTACTTGGAACGAGCCAGCGACGTTGTCGATGCACCATCGATCGGACCTCGAATGGCCGAACGCTTGAACGAAATCGGAATCTACACCGTCGATGACTTGCTGAAATCAACCCCGGAAACGGTCGCCGAACAGCTCAACCATCGTCGAGTCGAAGCCGAAACCGTGCTCGCATGGCAGCAACAAACCACGTTGGTTTGCCGCGTGCCGATGATGCGAGGCCACGACGCTCAATTCTTGGTCGCCGCCGGAGTCACCTCCGCCGAGGAATTGGCAGATCAGAACCCGGTGACACTTTTCGGAGAGGTCGACGCCATTTCGCACTCCCGCGAAGGCAAACGCATCGCTCGTGGTGGCAAGCTTCCTGACCTGGAAGAAGTCACCGAATGGGTGACCTACGCCGCCCAGCACCGATCGTTGCAAGCCGCCTAA
- a CDS encoding iron-sulfur cluster transporter, translated as MPPIESASANTMHYLVLGLAAGYACLGCIVLYGLLSSHGKAREQRLEELRAKRESKLAANRNESSPQTASTNIDDSKEIRLLRAELARFIKVSASITNESQNLHLEVAALRMRIEALENELAGHFEDHNQIDSIRRIDPKATATKPPKQSANPTTIAVVSEEPTESHGETQDKNGIPIREHEELGLLYMARPKSPDDLTQIWGIGVVQQTELQEHGIFYHHQIAAWSAEQVGHFDNWMKLQGRIKQEMWVPQAIRLSRQKAGKKAAKKKKKQRERRAA; from the coding sequence ATGCCTCCAATCGAATCCGCATCCGCCAACACCATGCACTACTTAGTACTGGGTCTGGCCGCCGGATACGCTTGTTTGGGATGCATCGTTTTGTATGGGTTGCTGTCCAGCCACGGCAAAGCCCGCGAGCAACGTCTGGAGGAACTTCGTGCAAAGCGAGAAAGCAAGCTGGCTGCCAATCGAAACGAGTCGTCGCCACAAACGGCATCAACAAACATCGACGACAGCAAAGAGATTCGTTTGCTCCGGGCGGAGCTTGCGAGATTCATCAAGGTATCCGCTTCGATCACCAACGAGTCTCAAAACCTGCACCTGGAAGTCGCTGCTTTGCGGATGCGAATCGAAGCACTCGAAAATGAATTGGCCGGTCACTTCGAAGACCACAACCAAATCGACTCGATCAGGCGAATCGATCCCAAGGCAACTGCAACGAAGCCACCAAAGCAATCCGCGAATCCAACCACCATTGCTGTTGTTTCGGAAGAACCAACCGAGTCACACGGCGAAACCCAGGACAAGAACGGGATTCCCATCCGAGAGCACGAAGAACTTGGACTGCTCTACATGGCTCGCCCGAAATCACCGGACGACCTGACACAGATTTGGGGCATCGGTGTGGTCCAGCAAACAGAATTGCAGGAACACGGAATTTTCTACCACCATCAAATTGCGGCCTGGTCGGCCGAACAAGTCGGCCATTTTGACAATTGGATGAAACTGCAAGGACGCATCAAACAAGAGATGTGGGTCCCGCAAGCGATTCGCCTGTCTCGTCAAAAGGCTGGCAAAAAGGCGGCAAAGAAGAAAAAGAAGCAGCGTGAACGACGTGCCGCGTGA
- a CDS encoding DUF6655 family protein, whose translation MLIGPGVLPALIQNFRCDWWCFFATPRNVEEILDRFHVETAHPDNPPLYSQIACPMNRNRLHFRLAALPTDHRCAAGERLVASLRTPYEQVVPKTDRGLVNRSAMSILIIGMMCLFSGCGTTQERQATEQLLLSDAVDRSVSTIDFRPLTGEKVYLDTSYLRSAKVPTIVNADYVTSALRQQVMAAGCYLQDSASEADIIIEARIGTLGYDDHRVTLGVPENNAINSTVSLLPSSPSVPQIPEIAIARRDAREGAAKVAAFAYDRKTREAIWQSGISRSRSTARDTWVMGVGPFQGGSIREETRLAGTKLLRFGRRSTGSPPKVFSRPPVDYTAETRFDGGYPVLGDENQSMIGGGLLPGEPLPSVTATEMLAKDESASDSEGDKEASGEPTSKEAQPAEKIAAPPIKKKLR comes from the coding sequence ATGTTGATTGGTCCGGGCGTTTTGCCCGCGTTGATACAGAACTTCCGTTGCGATTGGTGGTGTTTCTTTGCTACCCCTCGGAACGTCGAGGAGATCCTCGACCGGTTTCATGTCGAAACCGCCCACCCTGACAACCCACCTCTCTACTCACAGATCGCTTGTCCGATGAATCGGAACCGGCTGCATTTCCGATTGGCCGCTCTCCCCACCGATCACCGCTGCGCTGCTGGCGAACGTCTGGTTGCATCTTTGCGAACGCCTTACGAACAAGTTGTACCTAAGACCGATCGCGGGCTCGTGAACCGTTCCGCGATGTCGATCCTTATAATTGGGATGATGTGTCTGTTTTCAGGTTGCGGCACGACTCAGGAACGCCAGGCGACCGAGCAATTGTTGTTGTCTGACGCCGTTGACCGCAGCGTTTCAACGATTGACTTCAGACCGCTGACGGGTGAGAAGGTTTACCTCGACACGAGCTACCTGCGATCCGCGAAAGTGCCCACGATCGTGAACGCTGACTACGTGACCAGTGCTTTGCGTCAACAGGTCATGGCTGCGGGGTGCTACTTGCAAGACAGTGCCTCCGAAGCTGACATTATCATCGAGGCTCGGATTGGCACGTTGGGGTACGACGACCACCGCGTGACACTCGGTGTTCCAGAGAACAACGCGATCAACTCGACAGTTTCGCTTCTGCCGAGTTCACCTTCGGTTCCGCAGATCCCGGAAATCGCCATCGCCCGTCGCGACGCTCGTGAAGGAGCCGCGAAAGTGGCTGCGTTTGCTTACGACCGGAAGACTCGCGAAGCCATCTGGCAATCAGGGATCAGTCGATCGCGATCGACTGCTCGAGATACTTGGGTGATGGGCGTTGGGCCGTTCCAAGGTGGGTCCATTCGTGAAGAGACCCGATTGGCTGGGACCAAGCTCTTGCGATTCGGACGGCGATCCACTGGGTCACCGCCAAAAGTTTTTAGTCGTCCGCCAGTTGACTACACCGCGGAGACGCGATTCGACGGTGGTTACCCTGTTTTGGGTGACGAAAACCAGAGCATGATCGGCGGCGGGTTGTTGCCCGGCGAACCGTTACCGAGCGTGACTGCAACGGAAATGCTTGCCAAAGATGAATCCGCGAGCGACTCAGAGGGCGACAAAGAGGCGTCCGGAGAGCCGACATCAAAAGAGGCACAGCCAGCTGAGAAGATCGCCGCACCACCGATCAAGAAAAAGTTGCGCTGA
- a CDS encoding DUF481 domain-containing protein, with translation MNRIHSINPFLFTLAGWLVLSSVTHAQTVPSWQSGQSVFNGSGYDLPSSPAVTASAMPSVPVPTAVDSMGLPADAPGSGSSLNMNDLSSGWNEEFGLSPAQLESPILETPLPDEVIQSTSYADVVESGHVVESPPLEEEVVTWYQRPWIWMTNGWTNHAEFGLDGSSGNSDTLALQTGLEMKRKTDRYTLALDFDYRQASANDVTTEENGRFNLDYDRLINDSNWSLFGKFGMEFDEFKAFDLRLNLNAGVGYYWIRNDDTNLVTRFGAGASKEIGAPDDSWIPEAVFGIEADHQLTSRQKVKAKLDFFPAWDDFSDYRLVTDLAWETLLSDSDNFSLRLSVTDRYDSTPQGALKNDFYYSALLLYKF, from the coding sequence ATGAATCGAATTCATTCCATCAACCCCTTTCTGTTCACGCTTGCCGGTTGGCTGGTGTTGTCCAGCGTGACTCACGCTCAGACAGTTCCCAGTTGGCAGTCCGGTCAATCCGTGTTCAATGGCTCGGGATACGACCTGCCGTCATCACCGGCGGTGACAGCCTCAGCAATGCCATCGGTCCCGGTTCCAACCGCGGTTGATTCGATGGGTTTGCCAGCCGATGCGCCGGGAAGCGGTTCTTCGCTGAACATGAACGATCTTTCGTCTGGTTGGAACGAGGAGTTTGGTTTGTCTCCCGCCCAGTTGGAGTCACCGATCCTCGAGACGCCGCTGCCGGATGAAGTGATTCAATCGACCAGTTACGCGGACGTCGTCGAGTCGGGACATGTGGTTGAGTCGCCTCCGTTGGAGGAAGAAGTGGTGACTTGGTACCAGCGACCGTGGATCTGGATGACAAACGGATGGACAAACCATGCTGAGTTTGGATTGGACGGCAGTTCGGGCAACTCGGACACGCTGGCGCTCCAGACCGGTTTGGAAATGAAACGCAAAACGGACCGATACACTTTGGCGTTGGATTTCGACTATCGACAAGCCAGTGCGAACGACGTCACGACCGAAGAAAATGGTCGGTTCAACTTGGACTACGATCGCTTGATCAACGATTCCAATTGGTCGCTGTTTGGAAAGTTCGGGATGGAGTTTGACGAGTTCAAAGCGTTTGATCTGCGTTTGAACTTGAACGCTGGTGTCGGGTACTACTGGATTCGCAACGACGATACGAACTTGGTCACTCGCTTCGGTGCTGGTGCGTCCAAGGAGATTGGTGCGCCTGATGATTCGTGGATCCCTGAAGCGGTGTTTGGGATTGAAGCCGACCACCAGTTGACTTCGCGTCAAAAGGTGAAGGCGAAGTTGGACTTCTTCCCAGCCTGGGACGACTTCAGCGACTATCGGTTGGTGACCGATTTGGCTTGGGAGACTCTGCTCAGTGATTCGGATAACTTTTCGCTTAGATTGTCAGTGACGGACCGCTACGACAGCACGCCGCAGGGTGCACTCAAGAACGACTTCTATTACTCAGCGTTGTTGCTCTACAAATTCTGA
- a CDS encoding TadE family protein, with translation MVTRNKTPHRSGIAVTELAVGLPLLLVVMMGTVEACTMIRLQQKMKMVAYEGARVGVLPEAHAENVEWQCETLSTDQRLNSIVVVMDPMNPDTLESGEWFTVEVRAPFSENTLMGGWGFGNYDLAESVTLQKP, from the coding sequence ATGGTCACTCGAAACAAAACACCACATCGCAGCGGGATCGCCGTCACGGAATTGGCCGTGGGGTTGCCGTTGTTGTTGGTGGTCATGATGGGCACCGTCGAAGCGTGCACCATGATTCGGTTGCAGCAAAAAATGAAGATGGTCGCCTACGAAGGGGCTCGCGTTGGCGTGCTCCCGGAAGCTCACGCTGAAAACGTCGAGTGGCAGTGCGAAACTCTCAGCACCGACCAAAGACTGAACAGCATCGTCGTTGTCATGGACCCCATGAACCCAGACACGCTTGAGTCGGGTGAGTGGTTCACGGTTGAGGTCCGGGCCCCTTTCTCCGAGAACACTTTGATGGGTGGATGGGGATTTGGAAATTATGACTTGGCCGAGTCGGTCACCCTCCAGAAACCGTGA